From Halichoerus grypus chromosome 6, mHalGry1.hap1.1, whole genome shotgun sequence, one genomic window encodes:
- the ATXN2L gene encoding ataxin-2-like protein isoform X8 yields MLKPQPPQQTSQPQQPPPTQQAVARRPPGGTSPPNGGLPGPLASTSAPAGPPAAASPCLGPAAAAGSGLRRGAEGILAPQPPPPQQHQERPGATAIGSARGQSTGKGPPQSPVFEGVYNNSRMLHFLTAVVGSTCDVKVKNGTTYEGIFKTLSSKFELAVDAVHRKASEPAGGPRREDIVDTMVFKPSDVMLVHFRNVDFNYATKDKFTDSAIAMNSKVNGEHKEKVLQRWEGGDSNSDDYDLESDMSNGWDPNEMFKFNEENYGVKTTYDSSLSSYTVPLEKDNSEEFRQRELRAAQLAREIESSPQYRLRIAMENDDGRTEEEKHSAVQRQGSGRESPSLASREGKYIPLPQRVREGPRGGVRCSSSRGGRPGLSSLPPRGPHHLDSSSPGPGSETRGINGGPSRMSPKAQRPVRGGAKTLSSPSSRPSGEASAPPPPAAFPFLPVGRMYPPRSPKSAAPAPVSASCPDAPMGSAVPTSSASIPVTSSVVDPGVGSISPASPKISLAPTDVKELPAKEPGRTLESQELSRIAGKVPGLQNEQKRFQLEELRKFGAQFKLQPSSSPETSLDPFPPRILKEEAKGKEKEVDGLLTSEPVGSPVSSKTESVSDKEDKPPLPPAGGTEGPEQPPPPCPSQTGSPPVGLIKGDDKDEGPVAEQVKKSTLNPNAKEFNPTKPLLSVNKSTSTPTSPGPRTHSTPSIPVLTAGQSGLYSPQYISYIPQIHMGPAVQAPQMYPYPVSNSVPGQQGKYRGAKGSLPPQRSDQHQPASAPPMMQAAAAAGPPLVAATPYSSYIPYTPQQFPGQPAMMQPMAHYPSQPVFAPMLQSNPRMLTSGSHPQAIVSSSTPQYPSAEQPTPQALYATVHQSYPHHATQLHAHQPQPATTPTGSQPQSQHAAPSPVQHQAGQAPHLGSGQPQQNLYHPGALTGTPPSLPPGPSAQSPQSSFPQPAAVYAIHAHQQLPHGFTNMAHVTQAHVQTGITAAPPPHPGAPHPPQVMLLHPPQSHGGPPQGAVPQSGVPALSASTPSPYPYIGHPQGEQPGQAPGFPGGADDRILCRVGRSHSRRRQGLAPGSVLCFPPSSLSCDPAAPLPTASPALSDPDCLLT; encoded by the exons ATGTTGAAGCCTCAGCCGCCACAACAGacctcccagccccagcagccGCCCCCCACGCAACAGGCCGTGGCCCGCCGGCCTCCCGGGGGCACCAGCCCTCCCAACGGCGGCCTCCCGGGGCCCCTGGCCTCCACCTCGGCTCCCGCAGGGCCTCCCGCGGCCGCTTCTCCCTGCCTGGGGCCTGCAGCCGCCGCCGGGAGCGGGCTCCGCCGGGGAGCCGAGGGTATCTTggcgccgcagccgccgccgccgcagcaaCACCAGGAGAGGCCAGGGGCAACGGCTATCGGCAGCGCCAG GGGACAAAGCACAGGAAAGGGACCCCCACAGTCACCG GTGTTCGAAGGTGTCTACAACAATTCCAGAATGCTGCATTTTCTTACAGCTGTTGTG GGCTCCACTTGTGATGTAAAGGTGAAGAATGGTACCACCTATGAAGGTATCTTCAAGACTCTGAGCTCAAAG TTTGAACTAGCAGTAGATGCTGTACACCGGAAAGCATCTGAGCCAGCAGGTGGCCCTCGTCGGGAAGACATTGTGGACACCATGGTGTTTAAGCCAAGCGATGTCATGCTTGTCCACTTCCGAAATGTTGACTTCAATTATGCTACTAAAG ACAAATTCACTGATTCAGCCATTGCCATGAACTCGAAGGTGAATGGGGAGCACAAAGAGAAGGTGCTTCAGCGCTGGGAAGGGGGCGACAGCAACAGCGATGACTATGACCTCGAGTCTGACATG TCCAATGGATGGGACCCCAACGAAATGTTCAAGTTCAACGAGGAGAACTATGGTGTAAAGACCACCTATGACAGCAGTCTTTCTTCTTATAC GGTGCCCTTGGAGAAGGACAACTCAGAAGAGTTTCGTCAGCGGGAGCTGCGTGCAGCCCAATTAGCTCGAGAGATTGAATCGAGCCCCCAGTACCGCCTGCGGATCGCCATGGAGAACGATGATGGGCGCACCGAGGAGGAGAAGCACAGTGCGGTCCAGCGGCAGGGTTCAGGACGGGAGAGCCCCAGCTTGGCATCTAG GGAGGGAAAGTATATCCCTCTACCCCAGCGAGTTCGGGAAGGTCCCCGGGGAGGAGTTCGATGCAGTAGTTCCCGGGGTGGCCGGCCCGGCCTTAGCTCTTTGCCACCTCGTGGCCCTCACCACCTTGACAGTAGCAGCCCCGGCCCAGGTTCTGAGACACGTGGTATCAACGGAG gccctTCCCGCATGTCCCCTAAGGCACAACGGCCTGTGAGAGGTGGTGCCAAGACTCTGTCCTCACCCAGCAGTAGGCCTTCTGGAGAAGCTTCTGCTCCGCCCCCTCCTGCAG ctttcccttttcttccagtGGGCCGGATGTACCCCCCGCGCTCTCCCAAGTCGGCTGCCCCTGCCCCAGTCTCAGCTTCCTGTCCTGATGCCCCCATGGGCTCGGCAGTACCGACCTCTTCGGCTTCTATCCCTGTGACATCATCAGTTGTGGATCCTGGAGTAGGCTCCATTTCCCCAGCTTCTCCAAAGATCTCATTGGCCCCCACAGATG TAAAAGAACTTCCAGCCAAGGAACCTGGGAGAACTCTGGAGTCCCAGGAGCTGTCCCGGATAGCTGGGAAAG TTCCTGGCCTTCAGAATGAACAGAAACGCTTTCAACTGGAAGAACTGAGAAAGTTTGGGGCCCAGTTTAAG CTGCAGCCCAGTAGCTCCCCTGAGACCAGCCTGGATCCTTTTCCTCCCCGGATCTTAAAGGAGGAGgccaaagggaaagagaaggaggttGATGGTTTATTAACGTCAGAGCCAGTGGGGTCCCCAGTCTCCTCGAAGACGGAGTCCGTATCGGATAAGGAGGACAAGCCGCCCCTACCGCCggcaggaggcacagaggggcCCGAGCAGCCCCCGCCACCTTGCCCAAGCCAGACTGGCAGCCCCCCGGTGGGCCTCATCAAGGGAGACGACAAGGATGAGGGCCCGGTCGCTGA ACAAGTGAAGAAGTCAACACTGAACCCCAACGCCAAGGAGTTCAATCCCACAAAGCCTCTGCTGTCTGTG AATAAATCCACCAGTACCCCGACTTCTCCGGGGCCCCGGACTCattcaactccctccatcccggTGCTGACAGCAGGCCAGAGTGGGCTCTACAGCCCCCAGTACATTTCCTACATACCTCAGATCCACATGGGACCAGCTGTTCAG GCACCTCAGATGTATCCATACCCTGTATCCAATTCTGTGCCTGGACAGCAGGGCAAGTACCGGGGAGCAAAAG gctccctgcccccccagcgCTCGGACCAACACCAGCCAGCCTCAGCCCCTCCGATGATGCAGGCCGCCGCCGCTGCTGGCCCACCTCTGGTGGCTGCCACGCCGTACTCTTCCTACATCCCTTACACCCCACAGCAGTTCCCGGGCCAGCCCGCTATGATGCAGCCCATGGCCCACTACCCCTCGCAG CCGGTGTTTGCCCCCATGCTTCAGAGCAACCCACGCATGCTGACGTCGGGGAGCCATCCCCAGGCCATTGTGTCGTCCTCCACCCCTCAGTACCCTTCTGCAGAGCAGCCCACCCCCCAAGCCCTCTATG CCACTGTTCACCAGTCCTATCCACACCATGCCACGCAGCTCCATGCCCACCAGCCGCAGCCGGCCACCACACCTACTGGGAGCCAGCCGCAGTCCCAGCATGCGGCCCCCAGTCCCGTCCAG CACCAGGCGGGGCAGGCCCCACACCTGGGCAGTGGACAGCCACAGCAGAATCTgtaccacccaggggccctgacaGGCACGCCGCCTTCTCTGCCACCGGGACCTTCTGCCCAGTCCCCTCAGAGCAGCTTCCCCCAACCAGCCGCTGTATATGCCATCCATGCCCATCAGCAGCTGCCCCACGGCTTCACCAACATGGCCCATGTTACCCAG GCCCATGTCCAAACTGGAATCACAGCAGCCCCGCCCCCTCACCCTGGGGCTCCCCACCcgccccaggtgatgctgctgcacCCACCCCAGAGCCATGGGGGCCCCCCCCAAGGCGCGGTGCCCCAGAGTGGGGTGCCTGCACTCTCAGCTTCCACACCCTCACCCTACCCCTACATCGGACACCCCCAAGGTGAGCAGCCTGGCCAGGCGCCTGGATTTCCAGGAGGAGCCGATGACAGGATTC TATGTAGGGTGGGCAGAAGCCACAGTCGCCGCCGCCAGGGGCTTGCTCCTGGCTCTGTCCTTTGCTTCCCTCCGTCCTCGCTCAGTTGTGATccagcagcccccctccccactgcctccccagCTCTCAGTGACCCCGACTGTCTCCTGACTTAG
- the ATXN2L gene encoding ataxin-2-like protein isoform X4, which produces MLKPQPPQQTSQPQQPPPTQQAVARRPPGGTSPPNGGLPGPLASTSAPAGPPAAASPCLGPAAAAGSGLRRGAEGILAPQPPPPQQHQERPGATAIGSARGQSTGKGPPQSPVFEGVYNNSRMLHFLTAVVGSTCDVKVKNGTTYEGIFKTLSSKFELAVDAVHRKASEPAGGPRREDIVDTMVFKPSDVMLVHFRNVDFNYATKDKFTDSAIAMNSKVNGEHKEKVLQRWEGGDSNSDDYDLESDMSNGWDPNEMFKFNEENYGVKTTYDSSLSSYTVPLEKDNSEEFRQRELRAAQLAREIESSPQYRLRIAMENDDGRTEEEKHSAVQRQGSGRESPSLASREGKYIPLPQRVREGPRGGVRCSSSRGGRPGLSSLPPRGPHHLDSSSPGPGSETRGINGGPSRMSPKAQRPVRGGAKTLSSPSSRPSGEASAPPPPAAFPFLPVGRMYPPRSPKSAAPAPVSASCPDAPMGSAVPTSSASIPVTSSVVDPGVGSISPASPKISLAPTDVKELPAKEPGRTLESQELSRIAGKVPGLQNEQKRFQLEELRKFGAQFKLQPSSSPETSLDPFPPRILKEEAKGKEKEVDGLLTSEPVGSPVSSKTESVSDKEDKPPLPPAGGTEGPEQPPPPCPSQTGSPPVGLIKGDDKDEGPVAEQVKKSTLNPNAKEFNPTKPLLSVNKSTSTPTSPGPRTHSTPSIPVLTAGQSGLYSPQYISYIPQIHMGPAVQAPQMYPYPVSNSVPGQQGKYRGAKGSLPPQRSDQHQPASAPPMMQAAAAAGPPLVAATPYSSYIPYTPQQFPGQPAMMQPMAHYPSQPVFAPMLQSNPRMLTSGSHPQAIVSSSTPQYPSAEQPTPQALYATVHQSYPHHATQLHAHQPQPATTPTGSQPQSQHAAPSPVQHQAGQAPHLGSGQPQQNLYHPGALTGTPPSLPPGPSAQSPQSSFPQPAAVYAIHAHQQLPHGFTNMAHVTQAHVQTGITAAPPPHPGAPHPPQVMLLHPPQSHGGPPQGAVPQSGVPALSASTPSPYPYIGHPQVQSHPSQQLPFHPPGN; this is translated from the exons ATGTTGAAGCCTCAGCCGCCACAACAGacctcccagccccagcagccGCCCCCCACGCAACAGGCCGTGGCCCGCCGGCCTCCCGGGGGCACCAGCCCTCCCAACGGCGGCCTCCCGGGGCCCCTGGCCTCCACCTCGGCTCCCGCAGGGCCTCCCGCGGCCGCTTCTCCCTGCCTGGGGCCTGCAGCCGCCGCCGGGAGCGGGCTCCGCCGGGGAGCCGAGGGTATCTTggcgccgcagccgccgccgccgcagcaaCACCAGGAGAGGCCAGGGGCAACGGCTATCGGCAGCGCCAG GGGACAAAGCACAGGAAAGGGACCCCCACAGTCACCG GTGTTCGAAGGTGTCTACAACAATTCCAGAATGCTGCATTTTCTTACAGCTGTTGTG GGCTCCACTTGTGATGTAAAGGTGAAGAATGGTACCACCTATGAAGGTATCTTCAAGACTCTGAGCTCAAAG TTTGAACTAGCAGTAGATGCTGTACACCGGAAAGCATCTGAGCCAGCAGGTGGCCCTCGTCGGGAAGACATTGTGGACACCATGGTGTTTAAGCCAAGCGATGTCATGCTTGTCCACTTCCGAAATGTTGACTTCAATTATGCTACTAAAG ACAAATTCACTGATTCAGCCATTGCCATGAACTCGAAGGTGAATGGGGAGCACAAAGAGAAGGTGCTTCAGCGCTGGGAAGGGGGCGACAGCAACAGCGATGACTATGACCTCGAGTCTGACATG TCCAATGGATGGGACCCCAACGAAATGTTCAAGTTCAACGAGGAGAACTATGGTGTAAAGACCACCTATGACAGCAGTCTTTCTTCTTATAC GGTGCCCTTGGAGAAGGACAACTCAGAAGAGTTTCGTCAGCGGGAGCTGCGTGCAGCCCAATTAGCTCGAGAGATTGAATCGAGCCCCCAGTACCGCCTGCGGATCGCCATGGAGAACGATGATGGGCGCACCGAGGAGGAGAAGCACAGTGCGGTCCAGCGGCAGGGTTCAGGACGGGAGAGCCCCAGCTTGGCATCTAG GGAGGGAAAGTATATCCCTCTACCCCAGCGAGTTCGGGAAGGTCCCCGGGGAGGAGTTCGATGCAGTAGTTCCCGGGGTGGCCGGCCCGGCCTTAGCTCTTTGCCACCTCGTGGCCCTCACCACCTTGACAGTAGCAGCCCCGGCCCAGGTTCTGAGACACGTGGTATCAACGGAG gccctTCCCGCATGTCCCCTAAGGCACAACGGCCTGTGAGAGGTGGTGCCAAGACTCTGTCCTCACCCAGCAGTAGGCCTTCTGGAGAAGCTTCTGCTCCGCCCCCTCCTGCAG ctttcccttttcttccagtGGGCCGGATGTACCCCCCGCGCTCTCCCAAGTCGGCTGCCCCTGCCCCAGTCTCAGCTTCCTGTCCTGATGCCCCCATGGGCTCGGCAGTACCGACCTCTTCGGCTTCTATCCCTGTGACATCATCAGTTGTGGATCCTGGAGTAGGCTCCATTTCCCCAGCTTCTCCAAAGATCTCATTGGCCCCCACAGATG TAAAAGAACTTCCAGCCAAGGAACCTGGGAGAACTCTGGAGTCCCAGGAGCTGTCCCGGATAGCTGGGAAAG TTCCTGGCCTTCAGAATGAACAGAAACGCTTTCAACTGGAAGAACTGAGAAAGTTTGGGGCCCAGTTTAAG CTGCAGCCCAGTAGCTCCCCTGAGACCAGCCTGGATCCTTTTCCTCCCCGGATCTTAAAGGAGGAGgccaaagggaaagagaaggaggttGATGGTTTATTAACGTCAGAGCCAGTGGGGTCCCCAGTCTCCTCGAAGACGGAGTCCGTATCGGATAAGGAGGACAAGCCGCCCCTACCGCCggcaggaggcacagaggggcCCGAGCAGCCCCCGCCACCTTGCCCAAGCCAGACTGGCAGCCCCCCGGTGGGCCTCATCAAGGGAGACGACAAGGATGAGGGCCCGGTCGCTGA ACAAGTGAAGAAGTCAACACTGAACCCCAACGCCAAGGAGTTCAATCCCACAAAGCCTCTGCTGTCTGTG AATAAATCCACCAGTACCCCGACTTCTCCGGGGCCCCGGACTCattcaactccctccatcccggTGCTGACAGCAGGCCAGAGTGGGCTCTACAGCCCCCAGTACATTTCCTACATACCTCAGATCCACATGGGACCAGCTGTTCAG GCACCTCAGATGTATCCATACCCTGTATCCAATTCTGTGCCTGGACAGCAGGGCAAGTACCGGGGAGCAAAAG gctccctgcccccccagcgCTCGGACCAACACCAGCCAGCCTCAGCCCCTCCGATGATGCAGGCCGCCGCCGCTGCTGGCCCACCTCTGGTGGCTGCCACGCCGTACTCTTCCTACATCCCTTACACCCCACAGCAGTTCCCGGGCCAGCCCGCTATGATGCAGCCCATGGCCCACTACCCCTCGCAG CCGGTGTTTGCCCCCATGCTTCAGAGCAACCCACGCATGCTGACGTCGGGGAGCCATCCCCAGGCCATTGTGTCGTCCTCCACCCCTCAGTACCCTTCTGCAGAGCAGCCCACCCCCCAAGCCCTCTATG CCACTGTTCACCAGTCCTATCCACACCATGCCACGCAGCTCCATGCCCACCAGCCGCAGCCGGCCACCACACCTACTGGGAGCCAGCCGCAGTCCCAGCATGCGGCCCCCAGTCCCGTCCAG CACCAGGCGGGGCAGGCCCCACACCTGGGCAGTGGACAGCCACAGCAGAATCTgtaccacccaggggccctgacaGGCACGCCGCCTTCTCTGCCACCGGGACCTTCTGCCCAGTCCCCTCAGAGCAGCTTCCCCCAACCAGCCGCTGTATATGCCATCCATGCCCATCAGCAGCTGCCCCACGGCTTCACCAACATGGCCCATGTTACCCAG GCCCATGTCCAAACTGGAATCACAGCAGCCCCGCCCCCTCACCCTGGGGCTCCCCACCcgccccaggtgatgctgctgcacCCACCCCAGAGCCATGGGGGCCCCCCCCAAGGCGCGGTGCCCCAGAGTGGGGTGCCTGCACTCTCAGCTTCCACACCCTCACCCTACCCCTACATCGGACACCCCCAAG TTCAATCTCATCCCTCCCAGCagctccccttccaccccccgGGGAACTGA
- the ATXN2L gene encoding ataxin-2-like protein isoform X9 produces the protein MLKPQPPQQTSQPQQPPPTQQAVARRPPGGTSPPNGGLPGPLASTSAPAGPPAAASPCLGPAAAAGSGLRRGAEGILAPQPPPPQQHQERPGATAIGSARGQSTGKGPPQSPVFEGVYNNSRMLHFLTAVVGSTCDVKVKNGTTYEGIFKTLSSKFELAVDAVHRKASEPAGGPRREDIVDTMVFKPSDVMLVHFRNVDFNYATKDKFTDSAIAMNSKVNGEHKEKVLQRWEGGDSNSDDYDLESDMSNGWDPNEMFKFNEENYGVKTTYDSSLSSYTVPLEKDNSEEFRQRELRAAQLAREIESSPQYRLRIAMENDDGRTEEEKHSAVQRQGSGRESPSLASREGKYIPLPQRVREGPRGGVRCSSSRGGRPGLSSLPPRGPHHLDSSSPGPGSETRGINGGPSRMSPKAQRPVRGGAKTLSSPSSRPSGEASAPPPPAVGRMYPPRSPKSAAPAPVSASCPDAPMGSAVPTSSASIPVTSSVVDPGVGSISPASPKISLAPTDVKELPAKEPGRTLESQELSRIAGKVPGLQNEQKRFQLEELRKFGAQFKLQPSSSPETSLDPFPPRILKEEAKGKEKEVDGLLTSEPVGSPVSSKTESVSDKEDKPPLPPAGGTEGPEQPPPPCPSQTGSPPVGLIKGDDKDEGPVAEQVKKSTLNPNAKEFNPTKPLLSVNKSTSTPTSPGPRTHSTPSIPVLTAGQSGLYSPQYISYIPQIHMGPAVQAPQMYPYPVSNSVPGQQGKYRGAKGSLPPQRSDQHQPASAPPMMQAAAAAGPPLVAATPYSSYIPYTPQQFPGQPAMMQPMAHYPSQPVFAPMLQSNPRMLTSGSHPQAIVSSSTPQYPSAEQPTPQALYATVHQSYPHHATQLHAHQPQPATTPTGSQPQSQHAAPSPVQHQAGQAPHLGSGQPQQNLYHPGALTGTPPSLPPGPSAQSPQSSFPQPAAVYAIHAHQQLPHGFTNMAHVTQAHVQTGITAAPPPHPGAPHPPQVMLLHPPQSHGGPPQGAVPQSGVPALSASTPSPYPYIGHPQGEQPGQAPGFPGGADDRILCRVGRSHSRRRQGLAPGSVLCFPPSSLSCDPAAPLPTASPALSDPDCLLT, from the exons ATGTTGAAGCCTCAGCCGCCACAACAGacctcccagccccagcagccGCCCCCCACGCAACAGGCCGTGGCCCGCCGGCCTCCCGGGGGCACCAGCCCTCCCAACGGCGGCCTCCCGGGGCCCCTGGCCTCCACCTCGGCTCCCGCAGGGCCTCCCGCGGCCGCTTCTCCCTGCCTGGGGCCTGCAGCCGCCGCCGGGAGCGGGCTCCGCCGGGGAGCCGAGGGTATCTTggcgccgcagccgccgccgccgcagcaaCACCAGGAGAGGCCAGGGGCAACGGCTATCGGCAGCGCCAG GGGACAAAGCACAGGAAAGGGACCCCCACAGTCACCG GTGTTCGAAGGTGTCTACAACAATTCCAGAATGCTGCATTTTCTTACAGCTGTTGTG GGCTCCACTTGTGATGTAAAGGTGAAGAATGGTACCACCTATGAAGGTATCTTCAAGACTCTGAGCTCAAAG TTTGAACTAGCAGTAGATGCTGTACACCGGAAAGCATCTGAGCCAGCAGGTGGCCCTCGTCGGGAAGACATTGTGGACACCATGGTGTTTAAGCCAAGCGATGTCATGCTTGTCCACTTCCGAAATGTTGACTTCAATTATGCTACTAAAG ACAAATTCACTGATTCAGCCATTGCCATGAACTCGAAGGTGAATGGGGAGCACAAAGAGAAGGTGCTTCAGCGCTGGGAAGGGGGCGACAGCAACAGCGATGACTATGACCTCGAGTCTGACATG TCCAATGGATGGGACCCCAACGAAATGTTCAAGTTCAACGAGGAGAACTATGGTGTAAAGACCACCTATGACAGCAGTCTTTCTTCTTATAC GGTGCCCTTGGAGAAGGACAACTCAGAAGAGTTTCGTCAGCGGGAGCTGCGTGCAGCCCAATTAGCTCGAGAGATTGAATCGAGCCCCCAGTACCGCCTGCGGATCGCCATGGAGAACGATGATGGGCGCACCGAGGAGGAGAAGCACAGTGCGGTCCAGCGGCAGGGTTCAGGACGGGAGAGCCCCAGCTTGGCATCTAG GGAGGGAAAGTATATCCCTCTACCCCAGCGAGTTCGGGAAGGTCCCCGGGGAGGAGTTCGATGCAGTAGTTCCCGGGGTGGCCGGCCCGGCCTTAGCTCTTTGCCACCTCGTGGCCCTCACCACCTTGACAGTAGCAGCCCCGGCCCAGGTTCTGAGACACGTGGTATCAACGGAG gccctTCCCGCATGTCCCCTAAGGCACAACGGCCTGTGAGAGGTGGTGCCAAGACTCTGTCCTCACCCAGCAGTAGGCCTTCTGGAGAAGCTTCTGCTCCGCCCCCTCCTGCAG tGGGCCGGATGTACCCCCCGCGCTCTCCCAAGTCGGCTGCCCCTGCCCCAGTCTCAGCTTCCTGTCCTGATGCCCCCATGGGCTCGGCAGTACCGACCTCTTCGGCTTCTATCCCTGTGACATCATCAGTTGTGGATCCTGGAGTAGGCTCCATTTCCCCAGCTTCTCCAAAGATCTCATTGGCCCCCACAGATG TAAAAGAACTTCCAGCCAAGGAACCTGGGAGAACTCTGGAGTCCCAGGAGCTGTCCCGGATAGCTGGGAAAG TTCCTGGCCTTCAGAATGAACAGAAACGCTTTCAACTGGAAGAACTGAGAAAGTTTGGGGCCCAGTTTAAG CTGCAGCCCAGTAGCTCCCCTGAGACCAGCCTGGATCCTTTTCCTCCCCGGATCTTAAAGGAGGAGgccaaagggaaagagaaggaggttGATGGTTTATTAACGTCAGAGCCAGTGGGGTCCCCAGTCTCCTCGAAGACGGAGTCCGTATCGGATAAGGAGGACAAGCCGCCCCTACCGCCggcaggaggcacagaggggcCCGAGCAGCCCCCGCCACCTTGCCCAAGCCAGACTGGCAGCCCCCCGGTGGGCCTCATCAAGGGAGACGACAAGGATGAGGGCCCGGTCGCTGA ACAAGTGAAGAAGTCAACACTGAACCCCAACGCCAAGGAGTTCAATCCCACAAAGCCTCTGCTGTCTGTG AATAAATCCACCAGTACCCCGACTTCTCCGGGGCCCCGGACTCattcaactccctccatcccggTGCTGACAGCAGGCCAGAGTGGGCTCTACAGCCCCCAGTACATTTCCTACATACCTCAGATCCACATGGGACCAGCTGTTCAG GCACCTCAGATGTATCCATACCCTGTATCCAATTCTGTGCCTGGACAGCAGGGCAAGTACCGGGGAGCAAAAG gctccctgcccccccagcgCTCGGACCAACACCAGCCAGCCTCAGCCCCTCCGATGATGCAGGCCGCCGCCGCTGCTGGCCCACCTCTGGTGGCTGCCACGCCGTACTCTTCCTACATCCCTTACACCCCACAGCAGTTCCCGGGCCAGCCCGCTATGATGCAGCCCATGGCCCACTACCCCTCGCAG CCGGTGTTTGCCCCCATGCTTCAGAGCAACCCACGCATGCTGACGTCGGGGAGCCATCCCCAGGCCATTGTGTCGTCCTCCACCCCTCAGTACCCTTCTGCAGAGCAGCCCACCCCCCAAGCCCTCTATG CCACTGTTCACCAGTCCTATCCACACCATGCCACGCAGCTCCATGCCCACCAGCCGCAGCCGGCCACCACACCTACTGGGAGCCAGCCGCAGTCCCAGCATGCGGCCCCCAGTCCCGTCCAG CACCAGGCGGGGCAGGCCCCACACCTGGGCAGTGGACAGCCACAGCAGAATCTgtaccacccaggggccctgacaGGCACGCCGCCTTCTCTGCCACCGGGACCTTCTGCCCAGTCCCCTCAGAGCAGCTTCCCCCAACCAGCCGCTGTATATGCCATCCATGCCCATCAGCAGCTGCCCCACGGCTTCACCAACATGGCCCATGTTACCCAG GCCCATGTCCAAACTGGAATCACAGCAGCCCCGCCCCCTCACCCTGGGGCTCCCCACCcgccccaggtgatgctgctgcacCCACCCCAGAGCCATGGGGGCCCCCCCCAAGGCGCGGTGCCCCAGAGTGGGGTGCCTGCACTCTCAGCTTCCACACCCTCACCCTACCCCTACATCGGACACCCCCAAGGTGAGCAGCCTGGCCAGGCGCCTGGATTTCCAGGAGGAGCCGATGACAGGATTC TATGTAGGGTGGGCAGAAGCCACAGTCGCCGCCGCCAGGGGCTTGCTCCTGGCTCTGTCCTTTGCTTCCCTCCGTCCTCGCTCAGTTGTGATccagcagcccccctccccactgcctccccagCTCTCAGTGACCCCGACTGTCTCCTGACTTAG